One stretch of Marinobacterium iners DNA includes these proteins:
- a CDS encoding prepilin peptidase, giving the protein MIELLMTEPLVAALFALVTSLLVGSFLNVVILRLPVMMQREWDAMLQAEAEASAPVPQERFNLMMPRSRCGGCGHLIQWYENIPVVSWLFLRGRCSNCGTRISVRYSLVELITGLIGGWLIWHFGLTPQGMALVVLSWALIVLTFIDLDHQLLPDSITLPLLWLGLLLNTQGVFTSLESAVFGAAAGYLVLWAVYWLFKLVTGKEGMGYGDFKLLAAIGAWGGVQVLPLVILLSSVVGVVLAFSLIALRRHSAQNPLPFGPYLAIAGWIALVWGDQIISAYLGSF; this is encoded by the coding sequence ATGATCGAATTGTTAATGACAGAGCCGCTGGTTGCGGCTCTTTTTGCTTTAGTTACCTCACTGCTGGTGGGCAGTTTTCTGAATGTGGTGATACTGCGGCTGCCGGTTATGATGCAGCGCGAGTGGGATGCGATGCTGCAGGCTGAGGCTGAGGCGTCTGCGCCCGTACCTCAGGAGCGCTTCAACCTGATGATGCCACGTTCACGATGCGGTGGGTGTGGCCACCTGATTCAATGGTACGAAAACATTCCAGTGGTCAGCTGGCTGTTCTTGCGTGGCCGCTGCAGTAATTGCGGCACGCGCATCTCGGTGCGTTATTCGCTGGTCGAGCTGATCACAGGTCTGATCGGGGGCTGGTTGATCTGGCATTTTGGTCTGACACCTCAGGGCATGGCACTGGTGGTGCTGAGCTGGGCGCTCATTGTGCTCACCTTTATCGACCTGGACCACCAACTGCTGCCCGACAGTATCACTCTGCCCCTGTTGTGGCTGGGGCTGCTGCTGAATACACAAGGTGTATTTACTTCGCTTGAAAGTGCCGTATTCGGTGCGGCCGCCGGCTATCTTGTACTCTGGGCCGTTTACTGGCTGTTCAAGCTGGTGACCGGCAAGGAAGGCATGGGCTATGGTGACTTCAAACTGCTGGCTGCCATCGGTGCCTGGGGCGGGGTACAGGTACTGCCGCTGGTGATTTTGCTGTCATCGGTGGTGGGTGTCGTGCTGGCGTTCAGCCTGATTGCATTACGTCGCCATAGCGCGCAAAATCCACTTCCGTTTGGGCCCTATCTGGCAATTGCCGGGTGGATCGCACTGGTCTGGGGTGATCAGATCATTTCCGCTTATTTGGGGAGCTTTTGA
- the coaE gene encoding dephospho-CoA kinase (Dephospho-CoA kinase (CoaE) performs the final step in coenzyme A biosynthesis.), which yields MLVAGLTGGIGSGKSAASDCFISLGVPVIDADRVARLVVEPGSEALDKIAAHFGDHVIQANGNLDRSALRRIVFDKERERNWLEALLHPLIRDHILDTLEQLDEQGHAYAILASPLLLETDQHLLISKVIVVDAPETLQISRTMARDNIEEAQVRQILAAQMQREERLKHADFVLDNSGNEDQLRESVNALHPQLLQLAQEEV from the coding sequence ATGCTGGTAGCAGGACTTACAGGTGGAATCGGCAGTGGCAAGAGTGCTGCATCCGACTGTTTTATCTCACTGGGCGTACCGGTGATTGACGCCGACCGTGTAGCTCGACTGGTGGTAGAACCCGGCAGTGAGGCGCTGGACAAGATTGCCGCTCACTTTGGCGACCACGTCATCCAGGCCAATGGCAACCTCGACCGCTCTGCACTGCGCCGTATCGTGTTTGACAAGGAACGCGAACGCAACTGGCTTGAGGCGCTGCTGCACCCTCTGATTCGTGACCACATTCTGGATACTCTTGAACAGCTGGACGAACAGGGCCACGCCTATGCCATTCTGGCTTCACCCCTGCTGCTCGAAACCGACCAGCACCTGCTGATCAGCAAGGTGATTGTGGTGGATGCCCCCGAGACACTGCAAATCAGTCGCACCATGGCTCGCGATAATATCGAGGAAGCACAGGTACGCCAGATTCTGGCGGCTCAGATGCAACGTGAAGAGCGCCTGAAACACGCTGACTTTGTGCTGGACAACAGTGGCAACGAAGATCAGTTGCGCGAATCGGTCAACGCCCTGCACCCGCAACTTTTGCAACTGGCACAGGAGGAGGTGTAA
- a CDS encoding DNA gyrase inhibitor YacG — protein MAGKLLDCPQCGIPTLYSIDNPDRPFCSKRCRMIDLGEWASEGYQIAAEPEFDEFSSDMLEDPGMMQTRH, from the coding sequence ATGGCCGGCAAACTGCTCGACTGCCCTCAGTGCGGTATACCCACCCTCTACTCCATCGATAACCCGGACCGGCCGTTTTGCTCAAAACGCTGCCGCATGATCGACTTGGGTGAGTGGGCCAGCGAGGGGTACCAGATAGCGGCAGAGCCGGAGTTTGATGAATTCAGCTCGGATATGCTGGAAGACCCGGGCATGATGCAAACGCGCCATTAA
- a CDS encoding sugar transferase produces MSVAPHIPHYERRHSRWYERLLLGLPFQFVLGSVCLYLLPLGLLASEYMQLRWSVGSVTLTALVGAYLLSLFFLSRLRIYPGARSLAHILPTVSLAWFLVSAIILLLNQPVLWHWHLYGFTAACFWSGAAIFVGRRFRTQKIAVVPSVRTERLESTAFYRFHTLAEPSFGGRRFDAVVADLHAELSPQWQRFLAHATLNRIPVYHIKQLNESITGRVRIDHLSENEFGSLQPSPAYESLKRLIDIIIVLVTLPAWLPLMLLVAVAIKLDSPGAVLFIQERVGQGGRPFKICKFRSMRHDAEKNGQLLAQSGDERITRLGRFLRRSRLDELPQFFNVLKGDMSLIGPRPEQSVFVEQFEQEIPFYAYRHVVKPGITGWAQVMQGYAGDSDETRIKIEHDFYYIKHFSLWVDLLIVLRTLRVILTGFGAR; encoded by the coding sequence ATGTCAGTAGCCCCACATATTCCGCACTATGAGCGCCGTCACTCACGCTGGTATGAGAGGCTGCTGCTGGGGTTACCGTTTCAATTTGTGCTTGGCAGCGTTTGCCTGTACCTGTTGCCGCTGGGGCTGCTGGCATCGGAATACATGCAGTTGCGCTGGTCAGTGGGTAGCGTAACACTGACTGCCTTGGTCGGTGCTTACCTGTTAAGTCTGTTTTTTCTCAGCCGGTTGCGCATCTATCCCGGTGCGCGTTCGCTTGCACACATACTGCCAACGGTATCCCTTGCCTGGTTTCTGGTCAGCGCCATTATTCTGTTGCTAAACCAGCCGGTACTGTGGCACTGGCACCTGTATGGCTTCACTGCAGCCTGTTTCTGGAGTGGCGCAGCCATTTTTGTAGGACGTCGCTTTCGTACCCAAAAAATCGCCGTAGTACCTTCAGTCAGAACAGAACGGCTTGAATCGACCGCATTCTATCGGTTTCACACCCTGGCCGAGCCGAGTTTTGGCGGTCGTCGTTTCGATGCCGTAGTAGCTGATCTTCACGCGGAACTGTCGCCCCAATGGCAGCGCTTTCTGGCCCATGCCACGCTCAATCGCATACCGGTTTATCATATCAAGCAGCTGAACGAATCCATTACCGGCCGTGTACGTATCGATCACCTGTCCGAAAATGAGTTTGGCAGTTTGCAGCCATCACCCGCCTATGAGTCACTCAAGCGGCTGATTGATATCATCATCGTGCTAGTCACATTGCCTGCCTGGCTGCCACTGATGCTGCTGGTTGCGGTCGCCATTAAGCTGGACTCCCCCGGGGCGGTATTGTTTATTCAAGAGCGGGTGGGGCAGGGAGGGCGTCCTTTCAAAATCTGCAAGTTTCGCAGCATGCGTCATGATGCTGAAAAGAATGGTCAGCTGCTGGCACAGTCGGGGGATGAGCGCATCACTCGGTTGGGGCGTTTTTTGCGGCGCTCGCGGCTTGATGAACTGCCGCAGTTCTTCAATGTGCTGAAAGGGGATATGAGTTTGATAGGGCCACGCCCTGAACAGTCTGTATTTGTGGAACAGTTTGAGCAGGAAATCCCTTTTTACGCCTACCGTCATGTTGTTAAGCCCGGGATTACGGGGTGGGCGCAGGTAATGCAGGGGTATGCTGGTGACAGTGACGAAACCCGCATCAAGATCGAGCATGACTTTTACTACATCAAGCACTTCTCGCTGTGGGTGGACCTGTTGATTGTACTGCGCACTCTACGTGTCATTCTGACCGGTTTTGGCGCCCGTTGA
- a CDS encoding nuclear transport factor 2 family protein, with the protein MSKIIMDADTTELEQQARDYAEAFASLTPDRINDLCERLAPDVHFRDPFNDLYGRNSVRALLNDMFERTGKPAFELLEVCWHEPNQCAWLRWQFSAQVPVIGELKVEGSSRIWLDQAGRVTEHLDYWDSAPVYLQLPLIGALLRRVKRKMALPPPN; encoded by the coding sequence TTGAGCAAAATCATCATGGATGCAGACACCACAGAGCTTGAACAGCAGGCGCGCGATTATGCCGAGGCCTTCGCAAGCCTGACGCCCGACCGGATAAACGACCTGTGCGAGCGCCTGGCACCAGACGTGCACTTTCGTGACCCGTTCAATGATCTCTACGGACGTAACTCGGTGCGGGCGCTGCTGAATGACATGTTTGAACGTACCGGAAAGCCGGCCTTTGAACTGCTCGAAGTCTGCTGGCATGAGCCCAACCAGTGTGCCTGGCTACGCTGGCAGTTTTCTGCTCAGGTGCCGGTGATCGGTGAGCTGAAGGTAGAAGGCAGCAGCCGAATCTGGCTGGATCAGGCGGGCAGGGTTACAGAGCATCTGGACTACTGGGACAGTGCCCCAGTGTACCTGCAATTGCCGCTGATCGGCGCATTGCTGCGGCGGGTCAAACGCAAAATGGCACTGCCGCCTCCAAACTGA
- a CDS encoding SDR family NAD(P)-dependent oxidoreductase yields the protein MNINGIPRWPLVWITGAGTGIGRATALRLAEQGSDVVISGRRREILQQVADDARKAGYIGRILPLEMDVTQPGANQRALDWIEAQWRLPDLVVFNAGNHTPMTLDELSVETCRSLMDINFLAVMAGLEAVLPRMRKRGHGQVACVASLASYRGLPTAAAYGASKAALVNACEALAVELQGSGVQLQVVNPGFVRTPLTDQNPFDMPQLISPEEAAYQLVKGLGSRRFEIRFPSAFARTLALLRMVPHGLYFKLIKRSTGF from the coding sequence ATGAATATCAACGGCATTCCACGTTGGCCCTTGGTATGGATCACCGGTGCCGGCACCGGTATTGGCCGGGCCACGGCCCTCAGGCTGGCAGAGCAGGGCAGTGATGTCGTCATCAGTGGGCGTCGACGTGAAATATTGCAACAGGTGGCGGATGATGCCAGAAAAGCCGGTTATATCGGACGTATACTGCCGCTGGAAATGGATGTCACCCAACCCGGTGCCAATCAACGGGCACTGGACTGGATCGAGGCGCAATGGCGCCTGCCTGACTTGGTGGTCTTCAATGCAGGCAATCATACACCCATGACACTGGACGAGCTGTCGGTGGAAACCTGTCGCAGTCTGATGGACATCAACTTTCTGGCGGTCATGGCCGGGCTGGAAGCGGTGCTGCCGCGCATGCGCAAGCGAGGACATGGGCAAGTGGCATGTGTAGCTTCATTGGCAAGCTATCGAGGTCTGCCGACAGCCGCAGCCTACGGAGCAAGCAAGGCGGCTTTGGTCAACGCCTGCGAAGCACTGGCGGTCGAGCTACAGGGGAGTGGCGTGCAGTTGCAGGTGGTCAACCCCGGCTTTGTGCGCACTCCTCTGACCGACCAGAACCCATTCGACATGCCGCAGCTGATCAGTCCAGAAGAGGCCGCGTACCAGCTGGTCAAGGGGCTCGGAAGCCGCCGTTTCGAGATCCGCTTCCCTTCGGCGTTTGCGCGTACGCTGGCCCTGCTGCGCATGGTACCCCACGGTCTCTACTTCAAACTCATCAAACGCAGCACTGGGTTTTGA
- a CDS encoding DUF6134 family protein, producing the protein MRIVRHILVSALLLATVQAAAAQVGVGTGFVSPLNLYGTEALYSVERKGKTIGHYRLRFDQQADRLQVDIEMHLQIRVLALFNYHFEYAAQEQWSTDGQLQKLNVRIDDDGALTLHRIERQNDRLCRVEAAVCEPLGQRLLTSNHWHPQLPLQQQLLNTLTGEVSELNVTELGRETVQLGNEVIVATHYQLGGDLDDTHSWYDQNGRWLGMEFSARDGSRIRVRLQPEPVPLALKEAP; encoded by the coding sequence ATGCGTATAGTTCGTCACATCTTGGTGTCGGCGCTGTTGCTGGCGACCGTTCAGGCAGCTGCCGCTCAGGTCGGGGTGGGCACTGGTTTTGTGTCGCCACTGAATTTGTACGGCACTGAAGCGTTATACAGCGTTGAACGCAAGGGCAAAACCATTGGTCATTATCGGCTTCGGTTTGACCAACAGGCCGACCGACTGCAGGTCGATATAGAGATGCATCTGCAGATTCGTGTACTGGCACTGTTCAACTACCATTTTGAGTATGCAGCGCAAGAGCAATGGTCGACTGATGGACAGCTGCAGAAATTGAACGTCAGAATTGATGACGATGGAGCGCTGACACTACACCGCATTGAGCGTCAAAATGATCGGCTCTGCCGTGTTGAGGCGGCAGTTTGTGAGCCTCTGGGTCAGCGACTGCTTACTTCAAATCACTGGCACCCTCAGCTTCCACTACAGCAGCAGCTGCTGAATACACTGACCGGCGAGGTGAGCGAGTTGAATGTCACCGAACTGGGGCGTGAAACAGTGCAGCTTGGCAACGAAGTAATAGTGGCCACTCACTACCAGTTGGGAGGGGATCTGGACGATACTCACAGCTGGTACGATCAAAATGGTCGCTGGCTGGGCATGGAGTTCAGTGCTCGCGATGGCAGTCGCATCCGTGTGCGATTACAGCCTGAGCCAGTGCCATTGGCGCTTAAGGAGGCACCATGA
- a CDS encoding methyl-accepting chemotaxis protein, whose translation MSKLRLKGKLLLLSLVPLLLVVAAIMIIVRVQMQAMGDEEVERIRKDMLATKQTELRHYVEQAISAVQPIFAHQNLSEAEKMERAAEVLNAMRFGSDGYIFGYNSQGITKVHGGSARLVGTDMSDLRDSNGVNILRELIAQAKQGGGYVEYVWDKPGTDAKAPKLSYAQMMPGRDLLLGTGFYIDDIDAAVAQLENQIRSSVATTLGIIGISALILLVLVSLVTLYVAQRMVRPLQQTAAALKDISRGEGDLTQRLPVETDDEVGDVARGFNDFVEKIQQLVREVQTAVRSLSQSTESMKHVVSQTHEDAHKQKGETSQAAAAIHQMAAAVQQVAGSAAQAADAAREADGESVNGQKVVEHTIESINRLADDVNRSAEVIASLGTDADQIGTVINVISSIAEQTNLLALNAAIEAARAGEQGRGFSVVADEVRTLATRTQQSTDEIQRMIERLQSGARNAVTEMQSSQAQSQDTIERADEARNSLQQITHSVSTITEMNTQIASAAEEQTAVADEISKSVQQIADIADKATHNAEELAGTASQMGELETRLNQLVSRFKA comes from the coding sequence ATGAGCAAACTCAGACTAAAGGGCAAGCTGTTGCTCCTGTCTCTGGTGCCCCTGTTGCTGGTGGTCGCGGCCATCATGATCATTGTTCGCGTGCAGATGCAGGCGATGGGTGATGAAGAAGTGGAGCGCATCCGCAAGGACATGCTGGCGACCAAGCAGACCGAGTTGCGTCACTATGTGGAGCAGGCGATCAGCGCCGTGCAGCCTATATTTGCCCACCAAAATCTGAGTGAAGCCGAAAAAATGGAACGTGCTGCCGAAGTGCTGAATGCCATGCGGTTCGGCAGCGATGGGTACATTTTTGGTTACAACAGCCAGGGTATTACCAAGGTTCATGGGGGCAGTGCCCGCCTGGTCGGTACTGATATGAGCGACCTGCGTGACTCAAATGGCGTCAACATTCTGCGCGAGTTGATAGCTCAGGCTAAACAGGGTGGGGGTTATGTTGAATATGTTTGGGACAAACCCGGAACAGACGCCAAGGCGCCTAAACTGAGCTATGCGCAGATGATGCCGGGGCGGGACCTGCTGCTGGGTACCGGCTTCTACATCGATGATATCGATGCCGCCGTTGCGCAACTGGAAAATCAGATTCGCTCTTCAGTCGCAACCACACTGGGCATCATCGGTATTTCTGCCCTGATCCTGCTGGTATTGGTATCGCTGGTAACCCTGTATGTCGCACAGCGTATGGTACGCCCGCTGCAGCAGACTGCTGCGGCCCTCAAGGATATCTCGCGCGGTGAAGGTGACTTGACTCAGCGCCTGCCGGTTGAAACCGATGATGAAGTCGGTGATGTGGCCAGGGGGTTCAATGACTTTGTCGAAAAAATCCAGCAACTGGTACGCGAAGTGCAAACTGCGGTGCGCTCACTGAGTCAGTCAACCGAGTCGATGAAACATGTGGTGAGCCAAACCCATGAAGATGCCCATAAACAGAAAGGTGAAACCTCACAGGCCGCTGCCGCCATTCACCAGATGGCAGCCGCGGTTCAGCAAGTGGCTGGCAGTGCTGCTCAGGCAGCCGATGCCGCTCGTGAGGCCGATGGCGAGTCGGTAAATGGGCAAAAGGTGGTTGAGCATACCATCGAATCGATCAACCGCTTGGCTGATGACGTAAACCGTTCGGCAGAGGTCATTGCCAGCCTCGGCACCGATGCCGATCAGATCGGCACAGTGATCAACGTTATCTCGTCGATCGCGGAGCAGACCAACCTGCTGGCGCTCAATGCGGCCATCGAAGCGGCTCGAGCCGGCGAGCAGGGGCGTGGCTTTTCCGTTGTTGCCGACGAAGTGCGCACCCTGGCAACTCGTACTCAGCAGAGCACCGACGAAATTCAGCGCATGATCGAACGGTTGCAGTCCGGCGCACGCAATGCGGTTACCGAGATGCAAAGCTCGCAGGCACAAAGCCAAGACACCATCGAACGGGCCGATGAAGCACGCAACTCGCTGCAGCAGATTACCCACTCGGTCAGTACCATTACTGAAATGAATACCCAGATCGCCAGTGCAGCGGAAGAACAGACCGCGGTGGCTGACGAAATCAGCAAGAGCGTGCAGCAGATTGCCGATATTGCTGACAAGGCCACGCACAATGCAGAAGAACTGGCCGGCACCGCCAGCCAGATGGGCGAACTGGAAACACGCCTGAACCAGCTGGTATCCCGCTTCAAGGCGTAA
- a CDS encoding RES family NAD+ phosphorylase: MRLTGWRIADPAFASTPEAMLSGEGAFLYGGRWNSKGVRVVYLGTSLAQAALELLVHLRRPDILRQYAKLEVSFDAALVTHIDLNDLPDNWNSPQLASAVRNVGDNWVKDEISLVMQVPSAAIHGEYNYLLNPAHPDISKIRVGAITQFDYDPRLTL, translated from the coding sequence TTGAGGCTAACGGGTTGGCGTATTGCTGACCCAGCCTTTGCAAGTACGCCCGAAGCGATGCTCTCTGGTGAGGGGGCATTTCTGTACGGTGGCCGTTGGAATAGCAAAGGGGTTCGGGTTGTGTACCTCGGTACCAGCCTTGCCCAGGCAGCGCTGGAGTTGCTCGTGCATCTGCGCCGTCCCGACATTCTGAGGCAATATGCCAAGCTCGAAGTCAGCTTTGATGCCGCGCTGGTCACACATATCGATCTGAACGACCTGCCTGATAACTGGAACAGCCCCCAGCTGGCAAGTGCTGTTCGAAATGTGGGGGATAATTGGGTCAAGGATGAGATCTCACTGGTTATGCAGGTTCCCAGTGCTGCAATCCATGGTGAGTACAACTACCTGCTCAATCCAGCGCACCCTGATATCAGCAAAATCAGAGTCGGCGCAATCACTCAATTTGATTACGATCCGCGCCTGACTCTCTGA
- the parS gene encoding type II RES/Xre toxin-antitoxin system antitoxin: protein MEAAHIATPKKGPVTAKAPRAGSIRPVSQRQTQKVTRSGQGSTLVCVVTGVCNNDHSAIIGRIRDGLPAASVQMLEEAYATTRAEMVKCLSMSIATLRRRQKEGYLHVDESDRVVRLARIKDLALEMMQGDDAAAVEWLQTPHDLLQGEAPMYYASTEMGARDVEDLIGRIRHGVFS from the coding sequence ATGGAAGCGGCGCATATCGCAACTCCGAAAAAAGGGCCTGTTACTGCGAAAGCGCCAAGGGCAGGCAGTATTCGGCCTGTCTCGCAGCGCCAGACGCAAAAGGTTACGCGGTCAGGTCAGGGTTCTACTCTAGTCTGCGTCGTAACGGGTGTTTGTAATAACGACCACAGTGCAATTATTGGTCGTATTCGTGATGGCCTGCCTGCCGCTTCAGTCCAGATGCTTGAGGAAGCCTACGCAACTACTCGGGCAGAAATGGTCAAGTGCCTTTCCATGTCCATTGCAACCCTGAGGCGGCGTCAGAAAGAGGGCTACCTGCATGTTGATGAATCGGATCGCGTTGTACGCCTTGCCAGAATCAAAGACCTTGCGCTTGAAATGATGCAGGGCGACGATGCGGCTGCAGTCGAGTGGCTGCAGACACCTCATGACCTGTTACAGGGTGAAGCCCCCATGTATTACGCCAGTACAGAAATGGGAGCACGTGATGTTGAAGACCTGATCGGGCGCATCCGCCATGGAGTATTCAGTTGA
- a CDS encoding heavy metal translocating P-type ATPase codes for MAIYQFALHNVRCAGCVRSVEKSLNSTEDIQDFAINFADRTASVQTDADPSVVIRAVEAAGYGADLMQDQDDYEKRAEQEREAYRLTLRKSLVALTAGGVLMLAMLIGWMPDLHTTGGVLQGVALGVVTLAIMVYSAGHIYKGAWLGLFRGDLNMDTLIALGTGTAWVYSTGLLIITAIAPGILPEAAMHLYYEAAVMILGFILLGQALESRARGNTTDALRKLLDLQPREALRIRDGESKSVPVAMLLPGDQVRIRPGERVPVDGKVLEGSSHLDESMLTGEPVPVKRELGDAVTGGTVNGQGSLLIEVSAVGQKTVLAQIVATVREAQNAKPALGRLADRISAIFVPVVILIALLTAVFWLWLAPAPAWPYAIVAALTVLIVACPCALGLATPMSVMVGVGRAAEQGVLIRNGEALQQAQSITTLVLDKTGTLTEGKPQVVGLHCEGDETELLRLAASVEQHSEHPLAQAVVEYARDKAITLTDTQSFEAAAGSGVQAEVEGNSILLGNQLWMQEQGVDTTEFEPHAERFSDTGRSLIWMAVDKQPVMLFAVADPLREDSAEAVAQFHRQGLEVVMLSGDNERTANAIAKQAGIDRVIAEVKPEQKQQVIKNLQAEGKIVAMVGDGINDAPALAQANIGYAMGSGTDVAISSADVTLMRSSLTSVVDAIAISRATVRNIKQNLFGAFIYNSLAIPVAAGVLYPLLGLLLNPAIAGAAMALSSVTVVANARRLKNIALTCHRSS; via the coding sequence ATGGCCATCTATCAGTTTGCCCTGCATAACGTGCGCTGCGCCGGTTGCGTGCGCAGTGTCGAAAAATCCCTCAACAGTACCGAAGACATTCAGGACTTCGCGATCAATTTTGCTGACCGTACCGCCTCGGTACAGACCGATGCCGACCCCAGTGTAGTGATCAGGGCGGTGGAGGCAGCCGGCTACGGTGCTGACTTGATGCAGGATCAAGACGACTACGAGAAGCGGGCCGAGCAGGAGCGTGAAGCCTATCGTCTCACGCTGCGTAAAAGTCTGGTTGCATTAACGGCAGGCGGTGTATTGATGCTCGCCATGCTGATCGGTTGGATGCCCGACCTGCATACCACAGGGGGAGTGCTTCAGGGCGTCGCGCTGGGCGTGGTCACTTTGGCAATCATGGTTTACAGCGCAGGCCATATCTATAAAGGCGCCTGGCTGGGGCTATTCCGTGGTGACCTGAACATGGATACCCTGATTGCGCTGGGTACCGGCACCGCCTGGGTCTACTCCACCGGGTTGCTGATCATTACCGCGATCGCTCCCGGCATATTGCCTGAAGCCGCGATGCACTTGTATTACGAGGCGGCGGTGATGATTCTCGGCTTTATCCTGTTGGGGCAGGCGCTGGAAAGCCGCGCCCGAGGCAATACCACCGATGCCCTTCGCAAGCTGCTGGATCTGCAGCCGCGTGAAGCGCTGCGTATTCGTGACGGTGAAAGCAAGTCTGTTCCGGTTGCGATGTTGCTGCCGGGGGATCAGGTGCGTATTCGTCCCGGCGAACGGGTCCCGGTCGATGGCAAGGTGCTTGAAGGCAGCAGCCATCTGGACGAATCCATGCTTACCGGTGAGCCGGTGCCGGTCAAGCGCGAGCTCGGTGACGCAGTCACGGGCGGTACCGTAAATGGTCAGGGCAGTCTGCTGATCGAAGTCAGCGCCGTGGGGCAGAAAACCGTACTGGCACAGATTGTGGCCACTGTACGTGAAGCCCAGAACGCCAAGCCGGCGTTGGGCCGGCTGGCCGATCGCATTTCGGCCATCTTCGTACCGGTCGTGATCCTTATCGCGCTGCTTACAGCTGTGTTCTGGCTCTGGCTGGCACCGGCGCCTGCCTGGCCCTATGCAATCGTGGCGGCCTTGACCGTACTGATCGTTGCCTGCCCCTGCGCCCTAGGGCTGGCGACGCCGATGTCAGTGATGGTGGGCGTGGGGCGTGCAGCCGAACAGGGTGTGCTGATTCGCAACGGTGAAGCGCTGCAGCAGGCGCAATCGATCACCACGTTGGTGCTGGATAAAACCGGCACCCTCACCGAAGGCAAACCACAGGTTGTCGGCCTGCACTGCGAAGGTGACGAAACCGAACTGCTGCGTTTGGCCGCCAGTGTCGAACAGCATTCCGAACACCCATTGGCACAGGCGGTGGTTGAATACGCCCGCGACAAGGCGATCACACTGACAGACACCCAATCGTTTGAAGCTGCCGCCGGCAGTGGGGTGCAGGCCGAAGTCGAAGGCAATAGCATACTGTTGGGCAATCAACTTTGGATGCAAGAGCAGGGGGTTGATACCACTGAGTTTGAGCCACATGCTGAGCGCTTCAGTGATACCGGACGCTCTCTGATCTGGATGGCGGTGGATAAACAGCCGGTGATGCTGTTCGCGGTAGCTGATCCGCTGCGCGAAGACAGCGCCGAAGCGGTGGCTCAATTCCATCGCCAAGGGTTGGAAGTGGTGATGCTGTCGGGTGATAACGAGCGCACTGCCAACGCGATCGCGAAACAGGCGGGTATTGACCGTGTCATCGCCGAGGTCAAGCCGGAGCAGAAACAGCAGGTGATCAAGAACCTGCAGGCAGAAGGCAAGATCGTTGCAATGGTGGGTGATGGCATCAATGATGCACCGGCGCTGGCGCAGGCGAATATCGGTTACGCCATGGGGTCGGGCACCGATGTGGCGATCAGTTCTGCCGATGTCACACTGATGCGCTCCAGCCTCACGTCAGTGGTGGATGCCATCGCCATATCGCGGGCAACAGTGCGTAACATCAAACAGAACCTCTTTGGTGCTTTTATCTACAACAGCCTGGCCATTCCGGTGGCGGCAGGTGTGCTGTACCCGTTGCTTGGCCTGCTGCTCAACCCGGCCATCGCCGGCGCAGCCATGGCGCTATCTTCAGTCACTGTGGTAGCCAATGCGAGGCGGCTTAAGAATATTGCATTAACTTGCCATCGTTCATCGTAG